From a region of the Hymenobacter jejuensis genome:
- a CDS encoding BamA/TamA family outer membrane protein: MRFLYPLSALLLLGQLASAQSVTTPVSPDSAVRVTTVAPVVAVTPPEKDKDKKEKPSFIPVPIAFYQQETGFAGGLAILPVWRFGTDTTVRKSNVRLLGWISQKKQTTLQLTHNIFTPEEKFFFSGELSYYDLVFSYYGRGNDTRKSDEVKIKYPLFVFDEKALAKVVPNLFVGLRYRLTNLGDVKLKDPVDQGNNPLNVYNRLSSQERSGGITSGLGPALLYDGRDNVLATYTGNYVDAHMLFNGSALGSDYKFTRYQVDARHFNPLFGSNNTILALQFLGQYHSGSVPFRELGGMGATLGGSLYNNTYLMRGIYEARFRDRQFTTFQAEIRQKLFWRFDGAAFLGVGQVGYKLSDYSFDGTKFAGGVGARFRFNRRDRLNIRLDYGVGSGGNSGIIFAVGEAF; encoded by the coding sequence ATGCGTTTTCTCTACCCGTTGTCGGCACTGCTGCTGTTAGGCCAACTTGCATCTGCTCAATCGGTTACCACGCCTGTTTCTCCCGATTCAGCCGTTCGGGTGACTACTGTCGCGCCCGTTGTGGCCGTTACCCCGCCCGAGAAAGACAAAGACAAGAAGGAGAAGCCCAGCTTTATTCCGGTGCCGATTGCCTTCTACCAGCAGGAAACCGGCTTTGCAGGCGGCCTCGCCATTTTGCCAGTCTGGCGCTTCGGCACCGACACCACCGTGCGCAAGTCGAACGTCCGGTTGCTGGGCTGGATTTCGCAGAAAAAGCAAACCACACTGCAGCTTACCCACAACATCTTTACGCCGGAAGAAAAATTCTTTTTCTCGGGCGAGCTGAGTTATTACGACTTGGTTTTCAGCTACTACGGCCGCGGCAACGACACGCGCAAGAGCGACGAGGTCAAGATAAAGTACCCGCTTTTCGTGTTCGATGAGAAGGCATTGGCCAAAGTGGTACCCAACCTGTTTGTGGGCTTGCGCTACCGGCTTACCAACTTAGGCGACGTAAAATTAAAAGACCCGGTCGACCAAGGCAACAACCCCCTCAACGTGTATAACCGCTTAAGCTCGCAGGAGCGGAGCGGTGGAATTACATCTGGCCTCGGCCCGGCGCTCCTCTACGACGGCCGCGACAACGTGCTGGCTACGTACACCGGCAATTATGTGGATGCGCACATGCTGTTCAACGGGTCGGCGCTGGGCAGCGACTATAAGTTCACGCGTTACCAAGTGGATGCACGCCATTTCAACCCGCTGTTTGGCTCCAACAATACCATTTTGGCGCTGCAATTTTTGGGGCAATACCACTCGGGCAGTGTGCCTTTTCGCGAGCTGGGCGGCATGGGCGCCACGCTGGGCGGCTCGCTCTACAACAATACCTACCTGATGCGCGGCATTTACGAAGCCCGCTTCCGCGACCGCCAGTTCACCACATTTCAGGCCGAAATTCGCCAAAAGTTATTTTGGCGCTTCGACGGAGCCGCGTTTTTGGGCGTGGGGCAAGTGGGCTACAAGCTCTCCGATTATAGCTTCGACGGTACCAAGTTTGCCGGCGGCGTAGGTGCCCGCTTCCGCTTCAACCGCCGCGACCGACTCAACATTCGCCTCGACTACGGTGTGGGCTCAGGTGGCAACTCTGGAATCATCTTTGCAGTAGGAGAAGCCTTCTAA
- a CDS encoding geranylgeranylglycerol-phosphate geranylgeranyltransferase translates to MPSAALPSAQLPPVGGGGSDRPLLRLIRFPNLVLMALCLCLVRACLLLPNELLKALLAPRFGLLVVATLSVAAAGYIINDYYDVKIDAINRPSRLVVGRVINRRHAMLAHLVLTGIGIAVAGLLSPLLGLVHLGSALLLWGYSIRFKRVALVGNVSIGALTASLVLLPELQLRTGSPTVWVYALAAFLLTVVREIVKDVEDMRGDAQHDCRTLPIVWGVARTKWVAGFFLLSLFLLLTGTIWEAAQDRRWLLGLWLWLTVWVPLGLLGRYLAHADRRRDFSRLSSWCKWIMLAGVLSMLLAGG, encoded by the coding sequence ATGCCTTCCGCCGCCCTGCCTTCTGCTCAGTTGCCGCCTGTGGGTGGCGGTGGCAGCGATCGCCCGCTGTTGCGGCTGATTCGCTTTCCCAACCTCGTGCTGATGGCCTTGTGCCTGTGCTTGGTGCGGGCTTGTCTGCTGTTGCCCAACGAGCTGCTGAAGGCACTGCTAGCCCCCAGGTTTGGCTTGCTGGTAGTAGCGACGCTCAGTGTGGCGGCGGCGGGCTACATCATCAATGATTACTACGACGTCAAGATCGACGCCATCAACCGGCCCAGTCGCCTGGTAGTAGGGCGAGTGATCAATCGGCGGCATGCGATGCTGGCTCATCTCGTGCTTACGGGCATTGGCATAGCGGTCGCCGGCTTGCTGTCGCCGTTGCTGGGACTGGTGCATCTGGGCTCGGCGCTGCTGTTGTGGGGCTATTCAATTCGGTTTAAGCGCGTAGCGTTGGTCGGAAATGTAAGCATCGGCGCCCTCACGGCATCGCTGGTGCTGCTGCCCGAACTACAACTGCGCACCGGCAGCCCTACGGTGTGGGTATATGCGTTGGCTGCTTTTCTGCTAACAGTGGTGCGCGAAATCGTGAAGGATGTAGAAGACATGCGCGGCGATGCGCAACACGACTGCCGTACGCTGCCCATTGTGTGGGGCGTGGCCCGCACCAAGTGGGTAGCCGGCTTTTTCCTGCTCAGCTTGTTTCTGCTGCTGACGGGTACCATTTGGGAGGCCGCGCAAGATCGTCGGTGGCTCCTGGGGTTATGGCTGTGGCTTACTGTATGGGTGCCCTTGGGGTTGCTGGGACGGTATTTAGCCCACGCCGATCGCCGCCGCGATTTTTCGAGGTTGAGCAGCTGGTGCAAATGGATCATGCTGGCCGGCGTGCTGTCTATGCTGCTGGCAGGAGGCTAG
- a CDS encoding cold-shock protein, with protein sequence MKTGTVKFFNESKGYGFITEDGTKEDFFVHVTGLNGGQIQQNDRVEFDTQEGRKGVNAVNVKKL encoded by the coding sequence ATGAAAACAGGAACCGTAAAATTCTTTAATGAGTCGAAGGGCTACGGCTTCATTACGGAAGACGGCACGAAGGAAGATTTCTTCGTCCACGTAACCGGTCTTAACGGGGGCCAAATTCAACAAAACGACCGCGTGGAGTTCGACACGCAGGAAGGCCGCAAAGGTGTTAACGCGGTGAATGTGAAGAAACTGTAG